CGGGAAAGGCGCGCAGCTCCTGGATCAGGCGCGCGATGTCTCGGGCATACAAGGCGGCGAGTTCGGTGGCTAGCATGCCAGGAATTCTAGCCGAACCGATAGCCCGGACGTCGGGGCCTGATCATGAGGAGGCACATCTGGAGCCGGCAGGAGTGAGCGCCACCGCTGATAGGTCCGTGCACTCAGCGACTCGATAGCCGTTCTTGCCCGCGCGCTTGGCCTCGTACAAGGCCACGTCCGCGCTCTTCATCAGCGTGTCCGCGTCCTCACCGTGCACGGGATAGATACTGATACCTGCGCTGGTGGTGATGCTGACGGTCTGGCCCTCGACCCGGTACGGTTGCGACAACGCCCCGATCACTTTTGACGCCACCTTGGCCGCACCGCCGGTCCCGCTGGGGTGCGACAGCACGATGATGAACTCGTCACCGCCGAGGCGCGCCACCGTATCCTCTTCGCGCACGGTCGCCACCAGGCGCCCCGCGACCATGCGCAGCAGGGCGTCGCCGGCGCTGTGCCCCAGCGTGTTGTTGATCTCCCTGAATCCGTCCAGATCCAGATAGACCACTGCCATCGTGCTCGAGTTCCTCCGCGCATGGACCAGGGCCATTGCGATTCT
This genomic interval from Vicinamibacterales bacterium contains the following:
- a CDS encoding diguanylate cyclase, with the protein product MLIVDDRKVNVLLLERMLAGAGYVSITSTTDPGEVCRLHRENRYDLILLDLVMPRLDGFQVMAGLQDLEADGYLPVLAVTANPAHKLRALECGAKDFVSKPFDLTEVLMRVRNMLEVRLVYEASRHHGKTLESLALRDPLTGLVNRRLLAERIAMALVHARRNSSTMAVVYLDLDGFREINNTLGHSAGDALLRMVAGRLVATVREEDTVARLGGDEFIIVLSHPSGTGGAAKVASKVIGALSQPYRVEGQTVSITTSAGISIYPVHGEDADTLMKSADVALYEAKRAGKNGYRVAECTDLSAVALTPAGSRCASS